The following is a genomic window from Bacillus mesophilus.
AGGTCACACCCGTTCCCATTCCGAACACGGAAGTTAAGCTCTTCAGCGCCGATGGTAGTTGGGGCATTGCCCCTGTGAGAGTAGGACGTCGCCAAGCTATCTTATTTCATATAGCTAGAGGTAGCATATAGAAATACACTTTTATTATTCCACCATAGCTCAGCGGTAGAGCATTCGGCTGTTAACCGAAGGGTCGTAGGTTCGAATCCTACTGGTGGAGCCATGCTTCCATAGCTCAGTCAGGTAGAGCACTTCCATGGTAAGGAAGAGGTCACCGGTTCGAGCCCGGTTGGAAGCTCCAGAGTTTGATTGAGGCCCATTGGTCAAGCGGTTAAGACACCGCCCTTTCACGGCGGTAACACGGGTTCGAATCCCGTATGGGTCATCACGATGGGAGATGTAAAAGTTTGTTAAAAAAACTCACTTTTACCTCTCTCTTTCCTTTAATGGAGGATTAGCTCAGCTGGGAGAGCACCTGCCTTACAAGCAGGGGGTCGGCGGTTCGATCCCGTCATCCTCCACCATAGATTTTTCACGTTAGTGAAAATATCTTACCTTATAAGTTGTATTAGAAATACATATTGGGCTATAGCCAAGCGGTAAGGCAACGGACTTTGACTCCGTCATGCGTTGGTTCGAATCCAGCTAGCCCAGCCATTTTTTAAGCCATTAGCTCAGTCGGTAGAGCACGATCGAGTAGGCTTCAATGAATGATCATCAGCGTACCAATCTGTGATTGGGATGTCTATAGCTAAAGTGAAATTTAGCTCGAACAATTTCTTTTATATGAGCCATTAGCTCAGTCGGTAGAGCATCTGACTTTTAATCAGAGGGTCGAAGGTTCGAGTCCTTCATGGCTCATCACGAAAAGCAAGAATCCTTTCTTGCTTTTTTTATTTGTGTAAAAATGTTTTATATTTAGTTGTTTACTATGAAGATAAAAATAAAAGAGTTTTTTATCATTCTTCCTGAGAAATTTAACTCTAAGTCACTATTTTAGAGGTAGAGCTTTCAATCTAAAAGCGAATATATATACATAATTATGTCGAGTTGAGTCATTGCTATGTTTAACGATAAAATAGAGTTAGAGAAAATAATGGGGGGAATTATAAAATGGATAAAAAACAAATGTCAATTGTCGGAGTTCCAATGGACTTAGGTCAAGCACGTCGTGGTGTAGATATGGGACCGAGTGGAATCAGATATGCTGGTGTCGTAGAGCGTTTAGAGGAATTAAATTACGAGATCGATGACTTAGGAGATATTCAAATAGGTCGACCTGAGCGTTTATCAGTAAAATCAGTAGATAACCTTAGAAACTTAAAGGCAGTTGCAGAGGCAAGTGAAACATTAGCAAATACTGTCGGAGAGATTATCTCCAATGGTCGTTTTCCATTAGTACTAGGGGGAGATCATAGTATTGCAATCGGTACACTAGCAGGTGTTTCTAAGCATTATGAAAACTTAGGAGTCATTTGGTATGATGCACATGGAGACTTAAATACTGCTGAGACATCACCATCCGGAAATATACATGGGATGCCACTAGCAGCTAGTCTTGGTATCGGTCATCCTACTTTAACAAACATTGGTGGTTACTGCCCTAAGGTTAAACCGGAAAATATCGTTATTATTGGTGCTAGATCACTAGATGATGGTGAAAAGGTTCTTATAAAAGAAAAAGGTATTAAGGTATATACCATGCATGAAATTGATCGTATGGGTATGACAGCTGTCATGGAAGAAACCATTAAATATCTATCGGAGCGCACGGACGGGGTTCATTTATCGCTAGATTTAGATGGTTTAGATCCACATGACGCACCAGGTGTAGGAACTCCTGTTATTGGGGGGATTAGCTACCGTGAAAGCCATTTAGCGATGGAGATGTTAGAAGAAGCAAAATTAATTACGTCAGCAGAATTTGTTGAGGTTAACCCAATATTAGATGATAAAAATAAAACTGCCTCTGTAGCAGTTGCATTAATGGGCTCTTTATTTGGAGAAAAACTAAAATAAAATAGATCAATTAAAAACAGTAAACTATAAAAGTTTACTGTTTTTTATATTCTTCATAATTATTT
Proteins encoded in this region:
- the rocF gene encoding arginase, yielding MDKKQMSIVGVPMDLGQARRGVDMGPSGIRYAGVVERLEELNYEIDDLGDIQIGRPERLSVKSVDNLRNLKAVAEASETLANTVGEIISNGRFPLVLGGDHSIAIGTLAGVSKHYENLGVIWYDAHGDLNTAETSPSGNIHGMPLAASLGIGHPTLTNIGGYCPKVKPENIVIIGARSLDDGEKVLIKEKGIKVYTMHEIDRMGMTAVMEETIKYLSERTDGVHLSLDLDGLDPHDAPGVGTPVIGGISYRESHLAMEMLEEAKLITSAEFVEVNPILDDKNKTASVAVALMGSLFGEKLK